From the Butyrivibrio fibrisolvens genome, one window contains:
- a CDS encoding SGNH/GDSL hydrolase family protein, translated as MYNIGTLLTPIWDTSIVYRETFAMLGDGDVCKAPFLYKPDRILKIESYDGQNVYELGRDCYLDAGEIHITPGSSINAIDSSFAIFKTRQEADEAMEAQDNKFECSPVMTNDGRYLNLGAIGRPSYVTDHQIAITYRTTALWEGYVPTNQIDDLPYLKKKIENKEKINIVLYGDSICCGFDASSMYGENPNQPIWPKVLIDGLRDSYDYDNDKDVSLINVSESGMDSDWAYDNVKERVLDRKPDLVILGFGMNDRVDGPEYASKTLKIIDKIRDRFPKCEFVLISTSLPNPNVHTAPYYFDCYHDRYADALRSITSRGIVLADVQSIHKEILRHKRYMDVTGNMLNHPNDFISAIYAQVLYETLRFN; from the coding sequence ATGTATAATATCGGAACTCTTCTAACACCAATATGGGATACCAGTATTGTATACAGAGAGACCTTTGCAATGCTGGGTGACGGAGATGTCTGCAAAGCTCCATTTCTATATAAGCCTGACAGGATCTTAAAGATAGAAAGTTATGATGGTCAGAATGTGTACGAACTTGGCAGAGACTGTTACCTTGACGCGGGTGAAATTCATATTACACCAGGCTCAAGTATTAATGCCATCGATAGCTCTTTTGCCATATTTAAGACAAGGCAGGAAGCGGACGAAGCCATGGAAGCTCAGGACAACAAATTCGAGTGCAGCCCTGTCATGACCAATGATGGAAGGTACCTAAACCTTGGAGCTATAGGAAGACCATCATATGTGACAGATCATCAGATAGCTATAACCTACAGAACAACAGCTCTTTGGGAAGGATATGTTCCAACCAACCAGATAGATGACCTTCCATATCTGAAAAAGAAGATCGAAAATAAAGAAAAGATAAACATAGTATTGTATGGAGACAGCATCTGCTGCGGATTTGATGCAAGCTCTATGTATGGTGAAAATCCCAATCAGCCCATATGGCCCAAAGTCCTTATAGACGGGCTTCGTGACAGCTATGACTATGACAATGACAAGGACGTAAGCCTTATCAATGTATCAGAAAGCGGCATGGATTCTGACTGGGCATATGACAATGTAAAAGAAAGAGTACTAGATCGCAAACCTGATCTTGTGATCCTGGGATTTGGCATGAATGACAGAGTAGACGGACCTGAATATGCATCCAAGACCCTTAAGATCATAGACAAAATAAGAGACAGATTCCCGAAGTGCGAATTTGTCCTGATATCAACATCTCTTCCCAATCCTAACGTACATACTGCGCCTTATTATTTTGACTGCTATCATGATAGGTATGCAGATGCGCTTAGGAGTATCACATCAAGAGGTATAGTACTTGCTGACGTGCAGAGCATACACAAGGAGATACTAAGGCATAAGCGTTACATGGATGTTACTGGTAATATGCTCAATCACCCCAATGACTTCATATCTGCAATATATGCACAGGTTCTGTATGAGACGCTAAGGTTTAATTAG